The Pigmentiphaga aceris DNA segment CAACGCGACACCAGCCAAGCGGAAGGCAGGGAGTACGAGCAACACCGCGGTCAGGAACTCCAGTGCGGCTGTGACGTAATGAAACCAATCAGGGTAGCCCCAGCGAGTAAAGGACGCACGTATAGACGCTGGCGCAATGGCGTTCAGCACGCTGCCAAACAGGAAAAATGCGGCAAGGCCCCAGGCGAGCCAAGCTGAAGCAGAGAGCTCGGCGAATGAAACAGCGATATCGGTCAAACCAGTATCCAGATAAAAA contains these protein-coding regions:
- a CDS encoding DoxX family protein; the encoded protein is MLLTTAQSCGFCKRQRTPFYLDTGLTDIAVSFAELSASAWLAWGLAAFFLFGSVLNAIAPASIRASFTRWGYPDWFHYVTAALEFLTAVLLVLPAFRLAGVALAILVMIAAIVTLLHHDEHAHAVAPCVVLALATACGWLMV